The Candidatus Sulfotelmatobacter sp. genome includes a region encoding these proteins:
- the gatC gene encoding Asp-tRNA(Asn)/Glu-tRNA(Gln) amidotransferase subunit GatC, translating to MHGLEPEDHHLIVVCPPAPELGGGRVASRERFLVMASDRIDIRHVAKLARLALTEDEVALYGAQLGNLMSHVDALAQLDTAEVPATAQVIPSRNVQRADALRPETMLTREAALANAPQAQLGFFRVPRIIGEEG from the coding sequence GTGCACGGCCTGGAGCCCGAAGACCACCACCTGATCGTCGTCTGTCCGCCGGCGCCCGAGCTCGGCGGAGGGCGGGTCGCGAGCCGCGAACGATTCTTGGTCATGGCATCGGACCGGATCGATATCCGCCACGTCGCGAAGCTCGCACGGTTGGCGCTCACGGAGGACGAGGTCGCGCTCTACGGCGCGCAGCTCGGCAACCTCATGTCGCACGTCGACGCGCTGGCGCAACTCGACACCGCCGAGGTCCCGGCCACGGCCCAAGTGATCCCCTCCCGCAACGTCCAGCGGGCCGATGCGCTGCGGCCCGAGACGATGCTGACCCGCGAGGCCGCTCTGGCCAACGCGCCGCAGGCGCAGCTCGGGTTCTTCCGCGTTCCCCGCATCATCGGCGAGGAGGGCTAG
- a CDS encoding tail fiber protein, translating into MGQPYLGEIRLFAGNFAPAGWMTCDGQLLAVADYDTLFDLIGTTYGGDGVNTFALPNLAARVPLHMGTGSASTYTLAQTGGVTTVQLTSATIPSHTHAVIADGNAATTGNPSGAYYADVAPKTLYSTPGGAHNPHPTTYRSFNSAMLAMQGGSQPHDNMQPYLAITFIIAIYGVYPSAT; encoded by the coding sequence ATGGGACAACCCTACCTCGGCGAAATTCGGTTGTTCGCCGGCAACTTCGCACCCGCCGGTTGGATGACGTGCGACGGTCAATTGCTCGCGGTCGCCGACTACGACACGCTCTTCGACCTGATCGGGACGACGTACGGCGGCGACGGCGTGAACACGTTCGCGCTGCCGAACCTCGCCGCTCGCGTGCCGCTGCACATGGGGACCGGCAGCGCGAGCACGTACACCCTCGCGCAAACCGGCGGCGTCACCACCGTCCAACTGACCTCGGCGACGATCCCCTCGCACACGCACGCGGTGATCGCCGACGGAAACGCCGCCACGACCGGCAACCCGTCGGGCGCCTACTACGCCGACGTCGCGCCGAAAACGCTCTATAGCACGCCGGGCGGAGCGCACAATCCGCATCCGACGACGTACCGCTCCTTCAACTCCGCCATGCTGGCGATGCAAGGCGGTAGCCAGCCGCACGACAACATGCAACCGTACCTGGCGATCACGTTCATCATCGCCATCTACGGCGTCTACCCGAGCGCGACCTGA
- a CDS encoding tail fiber protein, whose product MSSPYVAEIRVFPFNFAPVSWAFCNGQLLSISSNTALFSLLGTNYGGNGSSTFGLPNLQGAVPMHTTSYSSSPLGTFPIGATGGEASLQLLISEIPSHTHTVQGDLTPANALYASPSGTIPANATPTLIYSTSGTPQTVTMNPSMIGVTGSSSAHNNLMPYLTLNYCICLQGVYPPRS is encoded by the coding sequence ATGTCGAGCCCATACGTCGCCGAAATCCGCGTTTTCCCGTTCAACTTCGCGCCCGTGAGCTGGGCGTTCTGCAACGGACAGCTCCTCTCGATCTCCTCGAACACGGCGCTCTTCTCGCTGCTCGGCACCAACTATGGCGGCAACGGTTCGTCGACGTTCGGCCTGCCGAATCTCCAGGGCGCGGTGCCGATGCACACGACGAGCTACTCCAGCTCGCCGCTCGGCACGTTCCCGATCGGCGCCACCGGCGGCGAGGCCTCGCTGCAGCTCCTCATCTCGGAGATTCCCTCGCACACGCACACGGTGCAAGGCGACCTCACGCCCGCGAACGCGCTGTACGCCTCGCCGAGCGGCACGATACCCGCCAACGCGACGCCGACCCTGATCTACTCGACCTCAGGAACACCGCAGACGGTGACGATGAACCCGTCGATGATCGGCGTTACGGGCTCGAGCAGCGCGCACAACAACCTCATGCCCTACCTGACGCTGAACTACTGCATCTGCCTGCAGGGCGTCTACCCGCCGCGCAGCTAG
- a CDS encoding tail fiber protein produces MSQPYLGSIMMFGGNFAIRGWQMCNGQTLSISSYTALFSVIGTYYGGNGVSTFQLPNMQSRVPLHQGTGLGLSTYVIGEIGGTENTTLLYNNMPIHTHTVNAVSSLSNQITPTNNLPGAEQNGQKPEIYSNATANTTMNPNMIATAGGNVPFSIMQPYLCVTFLIAMVGIFPSRN; encoded by the coding sequence ATGAGTCAACCCTATCTCGGCAGCATCATGATGTTCGGCGGGAACTTCGCGATACGCGGCTGGCAGATGTGCAACGGCCAGACCCTCTCGATTTCCTCATACACGGCGCTGTTCTCCGTCATCGGCACCTACTACGGCGGCAATGGCGTGAGCACGTTCCAGCTCCCCAACATGCAGAGCCGAGTGCCGCTGCACCAAGGGACGGGTCTCGGGCTTTCAACGTACGTCATCGGCGAGATCGGCGGGACCGAGAACACCACGTTGCTCTACAACAACATGCCGATCCACACCCACACGGTGAACGCGGTGAGCTCGCTCTCGAACCAGATCACGCCGACCAACAACCTCCCGGGCGCAGAGCAGAACGGCCAGAAGCCGGAAATCTACTCCAACGCGACCGCCAACACGACGATGAACCCGAACATGATCGCGACGGCCGGCGGAAACGTGCCGTTCTCCATCATGCAGCCGTACCTATGCGTTACGTTCCTGATCGCCATGGTCGGCATCTTCCCCTCGCGGAACTAG
- a CDS encoding tail fiber protein produces MSTPFLTEIRIFSFSFAPKNWQMCNGQTLPINTYPAMFSLIGTTYGGNGTTTFGLPNLQGRVAMHVSSGYVLGGKGGEESHLLTQSELPAHLHFASADGQLGDANSVNMNGAYPAYTTTLPMYSAGSSNMVSMSPSMVTSYGSGGAHENRQPFLVLNYCIAVAGIFPSRN; encoded by the coding sequence ATGTCCACCCCGTTCCTCACCGAGATCCGCATCTTCTCGTTCAGCTTCGCCCCCAAGAATTGGCAGATGTGCAATGGCCAGACGCTGCCGATCAACACGTACCCGGCCATGTTCTCGCTGATCGGCACCACGTACGGCGGCAACGGCACGACCACGTTCGGCCTGCCCAACCTGCAAGGCCGCGTGGCCATGCACGTGAGCAGCGGCTACGTCCTGGGCGGGAAAGGCGGCGAAGAAAGCCACCTGCTCACGCAGAGCGAGCTGCCGGCCCACCTTCATTTCGCGAGCGCCGACGGGCAGTTGGGCGACGCGAACTCGGTCAACATGAACGGCGCCTACCCGGCCTACACGACCACGCTGCCGATGTACTCCGCCGGCAGCAGCAACATGGTCTCGATGTCGCCCTCGATGGTGACGTCCTACGGCAGCGGCGGCGCGCACGAGAACCGGCAACCGTTCCTGGTGCTCAACTACTGCATCGCCGTGGCGGGCATCTTTCCGAGCCGAAACTGA
- a CDS encoding phage tail protein, which translates to MKRAPFLLGSGAALLAGCGGGGHSVMRAIPGLDAPAAVAHKSNAKLQLVPVTPDPIPADVLANPIVGEARRFNGSVAPRGWMFAQGQALQSDLYAGLAQLLGRSNGTAKATFALPLAAFPLIIAVEGARPTSPATLAAVRRPSTVAAAGLGPDARPAPPRLPTPPTAEELAARQLARTAVHVTGATPAELSGADRTRFAAATSDARTAALGALSPATRAQVDGAIDAAAAGRTDLHGAVTATAAALTDDEVAALNGANAGYLRPFSGGWSPNAAEARLAAAGFLVSVAITPQQAQAIAARE; encoded by the coding sequence ATGAAGCGCGCTCCTTTTCTCCTCGGCAGCGGCGCCGCGCTGCTCGCCGGCTGCGGCGGCGGAGGCCATTCCGTCATGCGGGCGATCCCCGGCCTCGATGCGCCGGCCGCGGTCGCGCACAAATCGAACGCGAAGCTGCAGTTGGTCCCGGTCACGCCCGACCCCATTCCCGCCGACGTGCTGGCCAACCCGATCGTCGGGGAAGCTCGCCGCTTCAACGGCTCGGTGGCGCCGCGCGGGTGGATGTTCGCGCAAGGCCAGGCGCTGCAGTCCGACCTCTACGCGGGACTCGCTCAACTGTTGGGCCGCTCGAACGGGACGGCGAAAGCGACGTTCGCGCTCCCGCTCGCAGCGTTCCCACTGATCATCGCCGTTGAAGGCGCTCGACCGACCAGTCCGGCGACGCTCGCCGCGGTACGCCGGCCCTCGACCGTTGCCGCGGCCGGCCTCGGGCCGGACGCGCGGCCCGCGCCGCCGCGGCTGCCGACACCGCCCACAGCGGAGGAGCTCGCGGCGCGTCAGCTCGCACGCACCGCCGTCCACGTCACCGGCGCCACGCCGGCCGAGCTTTCCGGCGCCGATCGCACGCGCTTCGCCGCGGCGACCAGCGACGCGCGCACCGCGGCGCTGGGCGCGCTCTCGCCCGCGACCCGAGCGCAGGTCGACGGCGCGATCGACGCGGCGGCGGCCGGCCGCACCGACCTTCACGGCGCCGTCACCGCGACGGCAGCGGCGCTGACCGACGATGAGGTCGCGGCACTCAACGGCGCCAACGCCGGCTACCTGCGTCCGTTCAGCGGCGGCTGGTCGCCGAACGCGGCGGAAGCGCGGCTCGCCGCGGCGGGATTCCTCGTCTCGGTGGCGATCACGCCGCAACAAGCACAAGCGATCGCCGCGCGCGAATAG
- a CDS encoding VOC family protein gives MGRIVAFHLPARDLERAAGFYTKVFGWELIRDDNSPTPYATDPGGTGRAVAGAIIARTETVKQPVPVLAVDDVDATLARLERLGGHAEPGASGEFRYARDSEGNVLGLALRAGVRLGASETGVGRFLNLHLPADDIVRATVFYSELFGWELRATPGAVPYIVTNLAQLDGPGLEAAIVQRAEPIKAPTPTIEVDWIDDVMTTLAMNEGQVAQVNDIADVGRFGYAKDSESNTIALLQRSFLLRS, from the coding sequence GTGGGAAGAATCGTCGCCTTTCACCTGCCGGCGCGGGATCTCGAACGCGCAGCGGGGTTCTACACCAAGGTCTTCGGGTGGGAGCTGATACGCGACGACAACTCGCCGACGCCGTACGCGACCGATCCGGGCGGCACGGGCCGCGCGGTCGCCGGGGCGATCATCGCGCGTACCGAGACGGTCAAACAACCGGTCCCGGTGTTGGCGGTCGACGACGTCGACGCGACGCTCGCGCGGCTCGAGCGCCTGGGCGGCCACGCCGAGCCGGGCGCCAGCGGCGAATTTCGCTACGCGCGGGACTCGGAAGGCAACGTGCTCGGCCTCGCGCTGCGCGCGGGGGTGCGGCTCGGCGCGAGCGAGACCGGCGTGGGACGCTTCCTCAACCTGCACCTGCCGGCCGACGACATCGTGCGGGCGACGGTGTTCTACAGCGAACTGTTCGGCTGGGAGCTGCGCGCGACGCCGGGGGCGGTGCCCTACATCGTGACCAACCTCGCCCAGCTCGACGGCCCCGGCCTCGAAGCGGCGATCGTGCAGCGCGCCGAGCCGATCAAGGCGCCCACCCCGACGATCGAGGTCGACTGGATCGACGACGTCATGACGACGCTGGCGATGAACGAGGGCCAGGTGGCGCAAGTGAACGACATCGCCGACGTCGGCCGTTTCGGCTACGCGAAGGACTCCGAGAGCAACACGATCGCGCTGCTCCAGCGCAGCTTCTTGCTGCGGAGCTGA
- the gatB gene encoding Asp-tRNA(Asn)/Glu-tRNA(Gln) amidotransferase subunit GatB — protein sequence MSTIDSARANGGPHAEGVGGAEPGAERLSNWEAVIGIECHVELKTESKMFCGCPNQFGGAPNTNVCPVCLAMPGALPVPNALAIEHVVRAGLAFGAEIPEHSKFDRKNYFYPDMPKNYQISQYDMPLTQGGVVKYWLEDGTRGSCRLTRIHLEEDTGKSTHASADGRLAGATSSLVDFNRAGVPLMECVGEPDLRSADEAVAFLETLARTFRELGVSDVKMEEGSLRCDANVSVRLRGATEYGTKAEIKNMNSFRSVRRAIVSEIARQIAVIESGGRVIQETRGWDEGAGVTRSQRSKEQAHDYRYFPDPDLVPLDIARGDVDRLRTALPTTPYARFERYLDDYGIDVKRATQLVDDARLSAFYDATVSISNNPLGTLAFVLGDLSRLANESGTHVADGKVTPPALAELVALTSSNAINSKAAKQVLETLWAEGGSAKAIVEREGLAQVSDRGAIEKIVDEVLAANAQSVADYKAGKTNVLGFLTGAVMKASKGKANPPLVQELLKEKLG from the coding sequence ATGAGCACGATCGATAGCGCGCGCGCGAACGGGGGGCCCCACGCCGAAGGCGTGGGGGGCGCGGAGCCAGGGGCGGAGCGCCTTTCAAACTGGGAGGCGGTCATCGGGATCGAGTGCCATGTCGAGCTGAAGACCGAGTCGAAGATGTTCTGTGGGTGCCCGAACCAATTCGGCGGCGCACCGAATACGAACGTCTGTCCCGTGTGTCTCGCGATGCCGGGTGCGTTGCCGGTGCCGAACGCGCTGGCGATCGAGCACGTCGTTCGCGCCGGGCTGGCGTTCGGGGCGGAGATTCCCGAGCACTCGAAGTTCGACCGGAAGAACTACTTCTATCCGGACATGCCCAAGAACTATCAGATCTCGCAGTACGACATGCCGCTCACCCAAGGCGGCGTGGTGAAGTACTGGCTCGAGGACGGGACGCGCGGCTCGTGCCGCTTGACCCGCATCCATCTCGAAGAGGACACCGGGAAGTCGACCCACGCCAGTGCCGACGGCCGGCTGGCCGGCGCGACCTCGTCGCTGGTCGACTTCAACCGTGCCGGCGTGCCGCTGATGGAGTGCGTCGGCGAGCCCGACCTGCGCAGCGCCGACGAAGCGGTCGCGTTCCTCGAGACGCTGGCGCGCACATTCCGCGAGCTGGGCGTCTCGGACGTCAAGATGGAAGAAGGCTCGCTGCGCTGCGACGCCAACGTCTCGGTCCGCCTGCGCGGCGCGACCGAGTACGGCACCAAGGCCGAGATCAAGAACATGAACTCGTTTCGCAGCGTGCGGCGCGCGATCGTCTCCGAGATCGCGCGGCAGATCGCCGTGATCGAGAGCGGCGGGCGCGTGATCCAAGAGACGCGCGGCTGGGACGAAGGCGCGGGCGTCACGCGCAGCCAGCGCTCGAAGGAACAGGCGCACGACTACCGCTACTTCCCCGATCCGGATTTGGTGCCGCTCGACATCGCGCGCGGCGACGTCGACCGGCTGCGGACCGCGCTGCCGACGACGCCCTACGCGCGCTTCGAGCGTTATCTCGACGACTACGGGATCGACGTCAAGCGCGCGACGCAGCTGGTCGACGACGCGCGGCTCTCGGCGTTCTACGACGCGACGGTGTCGATCTCGAACAACCCGCTGGGGACGCTGGCGTTCGTGCTGGGCGACCTCTCGCGGTTGGCGAACGAGTCGGGCACGCACGTCGCCGACGGCAAGGTCACGCCGCCGGCGCTGGCCGAGCTGGTCGCCCTGACCTCGTCGAACGCGATCAACTCCAAGGCCGCCAAACAGGTGCTCGAGACGCTGTGGGCCGAGGGCGGCTCGGCCAAGGCGATCGTCGAGCGCGAGGGACTGGCACAGGTCAGCGATCGCGGCGCAATCGAGAAGATCGTCGACGAGGTGTTGGCCGCCAACGCGCAGTCGGTCGCCGACTACAAGGCCGGCAAGACCAACGTGCTCGGCTTCCTGACCGGCGCGGTGATGAAGGCCTCGAAAGGCAAAGCCAACCCGCCGCTGGTGCAAGAGCTGCTCAAAGAGAAGCTCGGCTGA
- a CDS encoding tail fiber protein, protein MYYPPYIATIGMFAGNFAVYGWQLCNGQTLAIQTNTALFSVIGTYYGGNGVNTFQLPNMQSRFPIHQGTGLGLSTYVIGQAGGSENVGLSLNNLPRHNHLVNAVSSLSNQITPTNHLPGAEQNGQKPEIYSNAATNTTMKPTMLGNAGGNVPFGIQQPYLCISFEIALVGIFPSRN, encoded by the coding sequence ATGTACTATCCTCCTTACATCGCCACCATCGGCATGTTCGCCGGCAACTTCGCGGTCTACGGCTGGCAGTTGTGCAACGGACAGACGCTCGCGATTCAGACGAATACGGCCTTGTTCTCGGTCATCGGCACGTACTACGGCGGCAACGGGGTAAATACGTTTCAGCTTCCCAACATGCAGAGCCGTTTTCCGATCCACCAAGGCACCGGACTCGGCCTCTCGACCTACGTGATCGGCCAGGCCGGCGGGAGCGAAAACGTCGGCCTGTCGCTGAACAATCTACCGCGGCACAACCACCTGGTGAACGCGGTGAGCTCGCTCTCGAACCAGATCACGCCGACCAACCACCTCCCGGGGGCAGAGCAGAACGGCCAGAAGCCGGAGATCTACTCCAACGCCGCCACCAACACGACCATGAAGCCGACGATGCTCGGCAACGCCGGCGGCAACGTGCCGTTCGGCATCCAGCAGCCGTACCTGTGCATCTCGTTCGAGATCGCGTTGGTCGGCATCTTCCCCTCGCGCAACTGA
- a CDS encoding DUF4157 domain-containing protein has translation MVPSGVGEALRSLACGGEPLAPALRAVLEAAFATDLRAVRIHHDARTDQLAQALQADAFACGAHVVVRSRCFAPDTDAGRLLIAHEIVHVLQQARRRPAPDRTHPPRVLDSPLAERSADALGARALHGGLVVGGASSTPPAGLSDVIQRHVSYEHRLLGDGPTPDLIEISTHGSRRDAILANQIALLQKWQYNPDSVTERDVQALSPWIRTLRLGPDNVLVTYGELNALPDYLSNPIALDTLPAAITVPVLQCIRQEGYNQLTLLRSGRNPNVTFARAAAAPWKLSMVNALVETMALDSLTFGLGINGSDHYQGLLARNACHFAPFSWYRWQANHIIARDLARRAHNAPDSGERARLTHDAWVFHGYADHFLQDSFAAGHLVNKTLVMQWFVEWAAGQSLLPVADWDRIKNMTAKQQPGLAGSQLYDPNGMGPSNDPQTADEQLTFYGRLAATGIAGAGDTYQQFLTFMTSAAAQLASASLHDHYNATSAWVSSLATPTPYEVWGDDTLLTGANGRNGVQATSSTAHLSQQALLDILANGSSSITTEAIRRHFPNRAGSSSTNVTDLRTWNEQQKSFAFNSFSNFVPTLKTLLTRFASPRLGIPSRDFDFSEVWNTSLPDTRYKPVEVLLYR, from the coding sequence ATGGTACCTTCGGGTGTAGGTGAAGCGCTGCGTTCGCTCGCGTGTGGCGGCGAGCCGCTCGCGCCGGCGCTGCGAGCCGTTCTCGAAGCGGCGTTCGCGACCGATCTCCGTGCGGTCCGCATCCATCACGACGCGCGCACGGATCAGCTCGCGCAGGCGTTGCAAGCCGACGCGTTCGCGTGCGGCGCGCACGTCGTCGTTCGCTCGCGCTGCTTTGCGCCCGACACGGATGCGGGACGGCTGCTGATCGCGCACGAGATCGTGCACGTCTTGCAGCAGGCGCGCCGTCGACCAGCGCCGGATCGTACACACCCGCCGCGCGTCCTCGACTCGCCCCTCGCGGAACGGTCCGCCGACGCGCTCGGTGCACGCGCGCTGCACGGCGGGCTCGTCGTCGGCGGCGCGAGCTCGACGCCGCCCGCCGGCCTGAGCGACGTCATCCAGCGCCACGTCTCGTACGAGCACCGTCTACTCGGCGACGGGCCCACGCCGGACCTGATCGAGATTTCGACGCACGGGTCCCGTCGCGACGCGATCCTCGCGAACCAGATCGCGCTGCTCCAGAAATGGCAGTACAACCCGGACAGCGTCACCGAGCGCGACGTCCAAGCGCTCTCGCCGTGGATTCGCACGCTGCGCTTGGGACCGGACAACGTTCTGGTCACCTATGGTGAGCTCAACGCGCTGCCCGACTACCTCTCGAACCCGATCGCGCTCGACACGTTGCCGGCGGCGATCACGGTGCCGGTCTTGCAGTGCATTCGACAAGAGGGTTACAACCAGCTCACGCTGCTGCGGAGCGGGAGAAACCCGAACGTCACCTTCGCGCGCGCGGCGGCGGCGCCGTGGAAGCTGAGTATGGTCAACGCGTTGGTCGAGACGATGGCGCTCGACAGCTTGACGTTCGGCCTGGGAATCAACGGGTCCGACCACTACCAGGGTCTGCTCGCGCGCAACGCCTGCCACTTCGCGCCGTTCTCGTGGTACCGCTGGCAGGCGAATCACATCATCGCGCGCGACCTCGCCCGCCGTGCCCACAACGCGCCCGACAGCGGCGAACGCGCTCGGCTCACGCACGACGCCTGGGTCTTCCATGGCTATGCGGATCACTTTCTCCAGGACTCGTTCGCCGCCGGCCACCTCGTGAACAAGACGCTCGTGATGCAGTGGTTCGTCGAGTGGGCCGCCGGCCAATCGCTCTTACCGGTCGCCGATTGGGACCGCATCAAGAACATGACGGCGAAGCAGCAACCGGGGCTGGCCGGGTCGCAGCTGTACGATCCGAACGGGATGGGTCCCTCGAACGATCCGCAGACCGCCGACGAGCAGCTCACCTTCTACGGACGCCTTGCAGCGACCGGAATCGCCGGCGCCGGCGACACGTACCAGCAATTCCTCACGTTCATGACCAGCGCGGCCGCCCAGCTCGCTTCGGCGAGCCTGCACGACCATTACAACGCCACCTCGGCCTGGGTCAGCTCGTTGGCGACGCCGACGCCCTACGAAGTCTGGGGCGACGACACGCTCCTGACGGGCGCCAACGGCCGCAACGGGGTGCAGGCGACCAGCAGCACCGCGCATCTCTCGCAGCAAGCGCTGCTCGACATCCTCGCCAACGGCTCCTCGAGCATCACCACCGAGGCGATCCGGCGGCACTTCCCCAATCGCGCGGGCTCGAGCAGTACGAACGTGACCGACTTGCGCACGTGGAACGAACAGCAGAAAAGCTTCGCGTTCAACTCCTTCTCGAACTTCGTGCCGACCCTCAAGACGCTGCTGACGCGCTTCGCCTCGCCGCGGCTCGGGATTCCCTCGCGCGACTTCGATTTCTCGGAGGTGTGGAACACGAGCTTGCCCGACACGCGTTACAAGCCCGTCGAGGTCTTGCTCTACCGATGA
- a CDS encoding GNAT family N-acetyltransferase, with product MIETARLLLREPEPGDAQALRDYRVRNAERFDRWDPSLGDQVERHLEWIEYVRGRRYEGRAATFVGFDRAAVDGKPIVTVGLSGFGSDPPAAMVDYTLDAGYEGRGYASEAVRGVLDYAARELGMRQFSATYDPANLRSGALLQRLGFQIVAQTPGLPGMMRAQVLAVLVGEPRVG from the coding sequence GTGATCGAGACGGCGCGGCTGCTGCTGCGCGAGCCCGAACCCGGCGACGCCCAGGCGTTGCGTGACTATCGCGTGCGCAACGCCGAGCGCTTCGACCGCTGGGACCCCTCGCTCGGCGACCAGGTCGAACGGCACCTGGAGTGGATTGAGTACGTGCGCGGCCGGCGCTACGAGGGTCGCGCGGCGACCTTCGTCGGCTTCGATCGCGCCGCCGTCGACGGCAAACCGATCGTCACCGTCGGCCTCTCGGGCTTCGGTTCCGATCCGCCGGCCGCGATGGTCGACTACACGCTCGACGCCGGCTACGAGGGACGCGGCTACGCCTCGGAGGCCGTGCGCGGCGTCCTCGACTACGCGGCGCGCGAGCTGGGGATGCGGCAGTTCAGCGCGACCTACGATCCGGCCAATCTGCGCAGCGGCGCACTCTTGCAGCGGCTCGGTTTTCAGATCGTCGCGCAGACGCCCGGCCTGCCGGGAATGATGCGCGCGCAAGTGTTGGCGGTGCTGGTCGGGGAGCCGCGTGTCGGCTGA
- the gatA gene encoding Asp-tRNA(Asn)/Glu-tRNA(Gln) amidotransferase subunit GatA, with protein MDPIRDSAAAIARAVNAHEVSAAEVAETVLAHVERADASLLAFRTLTPELLREQARLVDARLAAGETLPLAGVPVALKDNLCVTGTRTTAGSKILESFVAPYTATAVSKLLAAGALPVGKTNLDEFAMGSSGENSAFEKPRNPYDLDRVPGGSSAGSAAAVGGFETPISLGSDTGGSIREPAAFCNIVGFKPTYGRVSRYGLIAFASSLDQIGPFARTVEDAALTYDAIAGHDPLDATSVDRVAEPTASGLRTDLRGVRVGIVKQFDLASLAPDVRACYEAAYADLERLGATLVEVELPTADYGVATYYLIAPAECSSNLARFDGVRYGLRVDGADVGEMYERTREAGFGPEVKRRILIGTYALSSGYYDAYYLKAQKARTKFAQDFARAFERCDVIASPAASTPAFTFNAKSDPVSMYLMDYYTIPISLAGLPSLSVPCGAVVPEDGTRPMPLGLQLATPLFAERELLGIAHAYERATQHAQKLTPVTESTMSLRAPSGNLA; from the coding sequence GTGGACCCGATCCGCGACTCGGCCGCCGCCATCGCGCGCGCGGTCAACGCCCATGAGGTCAGCGCCGCCGAGGTCGCCGAGACCGTCCTGGCGCACGTCGAGCGCGCCGACGCGAGCCTGCTGGCGTTCCGGACCCTGACGCCCGAGCTGCTGCGCGAGCAGGCCCGGCTGGTCGACGCACGCCTGGCGGCCGGCGAGACGCTGCCGCTGGCCGGCGTCCCGGTGGCGCTCAAGGACAACCTCTGCGTGACCGGTACCAGGACGACGGCCGGCTCGAAGATCCTCGAGAGCTTCGTCGCGCCGTACACGGCGACGGCGGTCTCGAAGCTGCTGGCGGCGGGCGCGCTGCCGGTCGGAAAGACCAACCTCGACGAGTTCGCGATGGGCTCCTCGGGCGAGAACTCGGCCTTCGAGAAGCCCCGCAACCCCTACGACCTCGACCGCGTCCCGGGCGGGTCGTCCGCCGGCAGCGCGGCCGCCGTCGGCGGGTTCGAGACGCCGATCTCGCTGGGCAGCGACACGGGCGGGTCGATCCGCGAGCCGGCCGCGTTCTGCAACATCGTCGGCTTCAAGCCGACCTACGGCCGCGTCTCGCGCTACGGGCTGATCGCCTTCGCGTCCTCGCTCGACCAGATCGGGCCGTTCGCGCGCACCGTCGAGGACGCCGCGCTGACCTACGACGCGATCGCCGGCCACGACCCGCTCGACGCCACCAGCGTCGACCGCGTCGCCGAGCCGACCGCGAGCGGGCTGCGCACGGATTTGCGGGGCGTGCGGGTCGGCATCGTCAAGCAGTTCGATCTGGCCTCGCTGGCGCCGGACGTGCGGGCGTGCTATGAAGCCGCGTACGCCGACCTCGAGCGGCTCGGCGCGACGCTGGTCGAGGTGGAGTTGCCGACGGCCGACTACGGCGTCGCCACGTATTACTTGATCGCGCCGGCGGAATGCTCGTCGAACTTGGCGCGCTTCGACGGCGTGCGCTACGGCCTGCGCGTCGACGGCGCCGACGTCGGCGAGATGTACGAGCGCACCCGCGAAGCCGGCTTCGGCCCCGAGGTGAAGCGCCGCATCCTGATCGGGACGTACGCGCTCTCGTCGGGTTACTACGACGCCTACTATCTCAAGGCGCAGAAGGCGCGGACGAAGTTCGCGCAGGACTTCGCGCGCGCGTTCGAGCGCTGCGACGTCATCGCGTCGCCGGCCGCTTCGACGCCGGCTTTCACGTTCAACGCGAAGTCCGATCCCGTCTCGATGTATCTGATGGACTACTATACGATCCCGATCTCGCTGGCCGGTCTGCCTTCGCTCAGCGTGCCGTGCGGCGCGGTCGTCCCCGAGGACGGGACGCGGCCGATGCCGCTGGGTCTGCAGCTGGCGACACCGCTGTTCGCGGAGCGCGAGCTGCTCGGCATCGCCCACGCCTACGAGCGCGCAACCCAACACGCCCAGAAGTTGACGCCGGTGACAGAAAGCACTATGTCGTTGCGCGCGCCCTCGGGGAATCTCGCATGA